Part of the Limihaloglobus sulfuriphilus genome is shown below.
GATATGTTTATATCAATGCCGCTGTGCTTGCTCAGATGCGCGATCATGTGGTCAAGAAAGCCGACACCGGTATTTATATCGTAGCGCCCCTCACCGTCAAGATTGATGTTGAGTTTTATATCTGTCTCGTTTGTCTTGCGTTTTATTTCTGCTGTTCTGTCCATTTTCTCACCTGTTTAACTTAACCGCTGAGGGTTTACAAGATATTTTTCAGTGCTTCTATAAGTTTTTCGTTCTGGCGGGCCGTGCCGACGGTGATTCGCAGCCGCTCGCTTATCTCCGGATCGCTGAAGTATCTGACATAGATATTTTTATCACATAATTTTTTATATATTGTTTCAGCGTCGCCGCCAGCGGGTTTTACAAACAGAAAATTGGTGCTGCTTTGCGGCACATCAAATCCCAGCCCCCGGAGCTGCTGCGCCAGCCATTCGCGCTGCTCTATTATCCCGGCTACATTCTTTTTGAAGTACTGCCGGTCCTGTATCGCCGCGTTTGCCGCGGTCTGGGCGAGGGTGTCAACGTTATAAGAATCCTTGACCTTGAGCATACCGGAGATCAGTGATTCATCAGCGATGCCGAAGCCGAACCGTATTCCAGCCAGCGAATAACCCTTGCTCATGGAACGCAGTATTATTACATTATTGTATTTTTTGACCAGCGAAACGCAGTTATCTTCGGCGAAATCCACATAAGCCTCGTCAACAAGCAGCACAGAGCGGCCATTGAGCTTTTGGGCAAGCTCCTCTATCTGTGCCGGCGGGATAAACGCCCCCGT
Proteins encoded:
- the hisC gene encoding histidinol-phosphate transaminase is translated as MAYFRSNIEAAAGYVPGFQPENPDVVKLNTNENPYPPSPKVLEALAAIDPEKLRRYPRPLGDEFRKSAAAVLDVKPENIICTNGGDDLLTICLRSFCDGGRPLVYASPTYTLYRVLAQIQDCRVIEVPFTDKGGLQTEQLASQNAGMVIVCNPNAPTGAFIPPAQIEELAQKLNGRSVLLVDEAYVDFAEDNCVSLVKKYNNVIILRSMSKGYSLAGIRFGFGIADESLISGMLKVKDSYNVDTLAQTAANAAIQDRQYFKKNVAGIIEQREWLAQQLRGLGFDVPQSSTNFLFVKPAGGDAETIYKKLCDKNIYVRYFSDPEISERLRITVGTARQNEKLIEALKNIL